From one Eucalyptus grandis isolate ANBG69807.140 chromosome 9, ASM1654582v1, whole genome shotgun sequence genomic stretch:
- the LOC104419419 gene encoding transcription factor PAR1: MSSSTRTRSRTATASSAAASRRRRRASKLARACMSKRRRPVGGTCSSSSSNDAVSEKLEALKNLIPVTRDGGDDAVATDELFQETADYILRLRTQVVVLQKLIHFYGSADLPEKQREIDDASSVL, translated from the coding sequence atGAGCTCGTCGACAAGAACAAGATCAAGAACAGCGACGGCCTCCTCAGCCGCCGCGTCAAGAAGACGGCGGCGAGCCAGCAAGCTGGCGCGCGCCTGCATGAGCAAGCGGCGGAGGCCGGTCGGAGGCAcgtgctcctcctcctcctccaatgACGCCGTCTCGGAGAAGCTGGAAGCCCTGAAGAACCTCATCCCGGTCACCagggacggcggcgacgacgccGTCGCCACTGACGAGCTCTTTCAAGAAACGGCGGATTACATACTCCGGTTGAGGACCCAGGTCGTCGTCCTCCAGAAGCTGATCCACTTCTACGGATCGGCCGATCTTCCCGAGAAGCAACGCGAGATCGACGACGCTTCCTCTGTATTATAG
- the LOC104419420 gene encoding ribosome biogenesis protein WDR12 homolog, producing MDGDDFGEETSRRVQVRFVTKLQPPLKVPPASIAIPANLTRLGLSTVVNNLIQSGDPDWNPEPFDFLIDGELIRMSLEQFLLAKGISAEKVLEIEYIRAVAPRKEEDASEHEDWVSAVDGSNPRFILTGCYDGLGRVWDAPGSCSHILGGHSDAITSVSVIDQEGAESVCVATASKDRTLRLWKIHTEASLNSSAMMRAFKILRGHKSSVQSVSASSAGDMICSGSWDCTINLWNTKELAADNNPVTVKKRKVNNQVEESQMEEEAVSTLVGHTQCVSSVIWPQAETIYSASWDHSVRRWDVETGKDMLNIFCGKVLNCLDVGGEGSALIAAGGSDPILRIWDPRKPASSAPIFQFSSHTSWISACKWHDKSWFHLLSASYDGKIMLWDLRTAWPLAVIDSHKDKVFCADWWRGDCVVSGGMDSKLRISSGIPI from the exons ATGGACGGGGATGATTTCGGCGAGGAGACGTCCCGGCGGGTTCAAGTCCGGTTCGTCACGAAGCTGCAGCCCCCGTTGAAGGTCCCTCCCGCTTCCATCGCGATCCCCGCTAATCTCACCAGGCTGGGCCTCTCCACCGTCGTCAACAATCTCATCCAATCCG GGGATCCGGATTGGAACCCGGAACCGTTTGATTTTTTGATCGATGGCGAGCTCATTCGGATGTCGCTCGAACAGTTTCTTCTCGCCAAAGGGATATCTGCG GAGAAGGTATTGGAGATAGAGTACATTAGAGCTGTAGCCCCACGAAAAGAGGAAGATGCATCTGAACATGAGGATTGGGTTAGTGCAGTTGATGGGTCTAATCCTAG GTTCATTTTGACAGGATGTTATGATGGTTTAGGAAG GGTATGGGATGCTCCCGGATCATGCAGTCATATATTAGGAGGACACAGTGATGCAATTACTTCTGTCAGTGTCATCGATCAAGAAG GAGCTGAGAGTGTTTGTGTGGCAACTGCATCAAAAGACAGGACACTAAGGTTGTGGAAG ATTCATACCGAGGCATCTCTTAATTCTTCTGCGATGATGAGGGCATTTAAGATTCTGCGGGGGCATAAATCATCAGTGCAAAGTGTTTCAGCGAGTTCTGCTGGAGACATG ATTTGTTCTGGTTCTTGGGATTGTACTATTAATTTGTGGAACACGAAGGAGTTGGCTGCAGACAACAATCCTGTAACAGTCAAGAAGAGAAAAGTTAATAATCAAGTTGAGGAATCTCAAATGGAG GAGGAAGCTGTGTCTACACTTGTAGGCCATACACAATGTGTATCTTCAGTGATTTGGCCACAAGCGGAGACAATTTATTCTGCTTCATGGGATCACTCTGTGAGACGGTGGGATGTCGAGACTGGCAAAGATATGTTGAACATT TTCTGTGGGAAAGTCCTCAATTGCCTTGATGTTGGAGGTGAAGGCTCTGCTTTGATTGCTGCTGGAGGTTCTGATCCTATTCTTAGGATATGGGATCCTCGCAAACCAG CAAGTTCGGCCCCCATCTTCCAGTTTTCCTCGCACACTTCTTGGATATCAGCTTGCAAGTGGCACGataaatcttggtttcatctaCTTTCTGCGTCCTATGATGGGAAAATAATGCTATGGGACTTGAGAACTGCT TGGCCTCTAGCTGTCATTGACTCTCACAAAGATAAG GTATTTTGTGCGGACTGGTGGAGaggtgattgtgtggttagtgGTGGGATGGACTCAAAACTGCGGATTTCTTCGGGGATACCTATCTAA